A segment of the Triticum urartu cultivar G1812 chromosome 1, Tu2.1, whole genome shotgun sequence genome:
TCCCGCCGTCCCAGCGCGTGTCCTGGCGCCGGAGCTCCGGCCTCTCCGACGGCTCCTCCGCCAAGGCGAGCAACTCCGGCCCTTCTTGCTGCATTTCCCCTGCATTGCGTTTCGTTCAATGGCTGACATGTTGTTGGGATGTGTTGTCTCAGGTTGATCTGACCGGAGGGTACTACGACGCCGGCGACAACGTCAAGTTCGGGTTCCCGCTGGCGTTCAGCTCGACGATGCTGGCGTGGAGCGTGCTGGAGTTCGGCGGCATGATGAAGGGCGAGCTCCAGCACGCCCGGGACGCCGTCCGCTGGGGCGCCGACTACCTCCTCAAGGCCACCGCCCACCCCGACACCGTCTACGTCCAGGTCCGTCCCTCATTCCGGCACTGTTCATTGATGCATGGCTGGAGCGGGTGCTCGTCACCGCAAAGTACAAACTCATGTGGACCGGACCACTCCTCAACTCACTGTGAGCGTGACCGACTGTCGCTGATGCCAGGTCGGGGACGCGGGCAAGGACCACGCGTGCTGGGAGCGGCCGGAGGACATGGACACGCCGCGCACCGTGTACAAGGTCGACCCCAGCACCCCCGGCTCCGACGTCGCCGCCGAGACCGCCGCCGCGCTCGCCGCGGCCTCCCTCGTCTTCCGCAAGTCCGACCCGGCCTACTCCAGCCGCCTCGTCGCCAGGGCCAAGAGGGTACGTACTCCTCCGCTGTCCACACACCACATCCACCATTGCCTCTGCTGCATCTTTCTCGCCGTAACGCTAGCTAGCTGCTCTGCTCCGCGTAGGTGTTCGAGTTCGCTGACAAGCACAGGGGCGTGTACAGCGCCAAGCTCTCGTCCTACGTCTGCCCCTACTACTGCTCCTACTCCGGATACCAGGTAGGGTCCCAGCTGCTGCCACCATTATTGTCTTTTTTCTTGCTCTGCGCTGCTTTTCCTCCATTGGCCGGCTCCACAGACCTGTGAGCGAGCGAGCATGGGCGCCAGCGGCGCTCTGCCCTATGCTCGCCGTCGTCTCGTCTGCTTTTCCTCCTCTCGTGTCGTGCCGTTGGTTTGTTTAATGGGAGGGACCGATGCATGAATGACTGGATGGGAACAGGACGAGCTGCTATGGGGCGCCGCATGGCTACACCGGGCCACCAAGAGCCCCGTCTACCTCAGCTACATCAAGGTGAACGGGCAGCTGCTCGGCGCCGACGAGCAGGACAACACCTTCGGGTGGGACAACAAGCACGCCGGCGCCCGGATCCTCCTCTCCAAGTCCTTCCTGGTGCAGAAGCTGGGCGCGCTGCAGGAGTACAAGGCCCACGCCGACAGCTTCATCTGCTCCATGGTGCCCGGCACCCCCACCGACCAGACCACCTACACCCGGGGCGGCCTCCTCTTCAAGCTCAGCGACAGCAACATGCAGTACGTCACCTCCAGCTCCTTCCTCCTGCTCACCTACGCCAAGTACCTCGTCTCCGCCAAGAAGACCGTCTCCTGCGGCGGCGTCGCCGTCACGCCGCAGCGCCTCCGCGCCATCGCCAGGCGCCAGGTCCGTCTCTCTCAGCTTCTTGCATTGCATTGACTCTCCATCAAtccatcatcgtcgtcgtcgtcaacAGAAGAGCAGAGCAGAGCAGATCATGTTGCTTCCTGTATGTGATTGCAGGTTGACTACTTGCTGGGGAGCAACCCGATGGGCATGTCGTACATGGTGGGGTACGGCGCCAAGTACCCGAAGAAGCTCCACCACCGGGCCTCCTCGCTGCCCTCCGTCGCGGCGCACCCGGGCAAGATCGGCTGCTCGCAGGGGTTCACGGGGCTCTACTCCGCGGCCGCCAACCCGAACGTGCACGTCGGCGCCGTCGTGGGCGGGCCCAACCAGAACGACCAGTTCCCCGACCAGCGCAGCGACTACGAGCACTCGGAGCCGGCCACCTACATCAACGCGCCGCTCGTCGGGGCCCTCGCCTACCTCGCCCACTCCTCCGGCCAGCTCTAGCCTAGCCGCATTACCGGTCCCAAGATGAGATTCTTCGTTGCCTTGATTGTTCCGGCGATCTAATTGATCGCTGTGAAGTGATCCGGAGACCCCAGTGCAAGCAAAACAAGGGCACGCGCGCACTAGTGGGTCTTGATTTATCCTTCCTACTACTACTTACTTCTTTAGGTGTTGAGTACAAGTGCTAAGTACGTACGCCCAACTGTGGTTCATGTACTGCTGCCGTCGTTGTTGCAACTCGCAACTCGTTGTGAAATCAAGTCTTTGTGTCAAGTGATTCTACTCGATCCTTGCTTTGGGCGGTTGCTGTAATGTGCAGCTCTGTTTCATTTGGTTTGTTGCACTATCAAGCATACACACACTAGAGTAGAGGTTATCATCGTTAAGACCGGTCAATGGCTACAAATCTGGCAGGTTTTAGCTGACTTTGTACTCCTGTAATTAAAAATTGACACTCTTAACAGCGAAGAGTATCATTCACCGAGAAGACGACAACCATACATAGCCAGAGGAGCGGTCAAGATGAACGAGGTGTACAAGCGAATAACTGAAACGCAGCGCTGATCTCTTGGGTGATCCACATGGACATGGCAATGACGACTCGCTGTACCTCCTAGCATAATTGCCCAACTGTAGATGCTCCGCCCTGACtccattttcttttattttatctATGTACTAGCGTATAAGTATAACTAAAAGGATTTACTATTTCATAGGAAACTAAGATAAGAAATCCAGCCTACTCCAAATGTGGAGACTAGTCTGGACGTCCAAAACACCACAAATCGAAACCAAACGAGGGAGATTTGAAGGAGTCCAGAAATAAGCCATCTCGGACTCCGTCACCCTCGGCTTACCCAACCTTCTGCTCTCTCACCCAGAAACCCCTCTTCCATTGCCTCCGCCCGCTCTCTGCGACGCATTCAGACTAACCGGTCATCCGCTTGCCATGCATCCACATCGATGCGGCAACCGAGAAGCTTACTTCGGCCACCCGCACTCAACCCGACGCTCTGCATGCCTGGGCTATTTAAAGTCGCCCGACAACTCTCCAAAACCCTACCGCTCACCTTCTCCGTCCGTCCTAGCCGCCGGCTGACGATCCCACCATTGTCCGTCGCCCTCCATTGCAATGATTGGGGCTTCTTGTGGCTGTTGTATTTCCCTATCGTTGCGGCATCGCGTTGAGATCGAGGTCGAGGTCCATGCTGCAAAGGTACAGGCCAACCTCCGAGCTCTCCGAAGTAGAGCTCGAGCGAGTCGGAGatgaaggaggaggaggacgacccCATGGCGATGGCGGAGATTGTCATGAAGGAGGCGGAGGACGAGGAGCATGTGCCGCACTGATGCAGGAGCCGCCGACTTCTGTTTTCACCCTGCTGCAGGCGGAGCAACACTACAACCGGGTGCCGGCGGAGGCGGAGCAAGAGAAGAAGGCGTCGCCGGTTTCCGTGTTTCGCCTGCTGTAGCAGAAGCAGCGGAACAACCCGACTCTCCTCGAGGACCACCGACTAGCGTAGGACCAACTCTAGTTTCAGTGATGCGGGCATCCGAAGATGCCGTTGCAGCCATGGTCACGGCGGATTTGGGCCTCGTCGGTGAGCAGCGGGCAGTGCTCGAATCCTCACACAACGGCCACATCATCTGCCGTGAGAGCTGACAGCTTCGTCTCAACGTGGCGGAGCGCAACCCCCTCTTCAATGTGTTAGAGGCGGCGGCCGACGACACCGAAGTCGACAACTCCACCTCATTTGTGCCGTCCCGCATCAACGACGAGGTCATACCGTCCAATGCGGGGATCGTGCACCTGACCTCCACCGGTGACAAATGACGGCCAGGTAGAATCCTGTCCTTTTGCTATGTACAAAATGTTCTAAAATGTATGAAAATTGTGTCCTCTTTTATTCGGTAGAGTTGGATGACATCCACCCCATCATTGTCACGACACATGACACATCCGAACGCGTCCGCGGACATTTGACGATGTTCGTTTTGGTAATCCGCATTCAAGTTGCTCTAAGATGCATCAATGTAAATCATACTATCTAAACATCGAACATGCACCAGGAGGCGATGTCAGGAAGGGGCCTCAAACAAATGAATTTGCCGCCAGGAAAGAGATCCAATCCAAGATTGGATCAGGCTATAAAAATGCCTGAAACCAGAGATCCATCATCCAGTCCAGCTACACCAGCTGGTATATTCTTTCACAGGACTCCATCCCCAATGATCCAGGAGAGAAAGTACAAGCATCTCACGTGAAGCTGTTCAAAGCAGCCGCCCTTGCCATGTGTTCCTGAATCCAGTGGATATTACAATAACTTCGAAACAGATATGTGAATCTTTTACCCTCGCAgctgctattatattatcataaAATGCGCTGCAGTTTAGAAAGTTAACTGGACGCATTTTCGTCAGCTAAATGCGTCCAGTTGTAGGCTCCTCTGCTGAGCAGAGATCACATGATGGGCGCATGCTTTCAATGGCAACGTAACGTGCGCCTGACAAACCTTCTATCCATCACCAAGTAATATATGCTCCAAATCGGAAGTACCACAGTGTTTGTAGGACTGCGCTGGACAGTCAGTCACCGCGGCAATACCGGGAGCAGTAAACTATCACAGAAACCATATTTGCTCTGATCAATCGCTCTCCTCTGAGACCGGCTTCCCGCCATGTTCAATCTTCTCCTAGCCAACGTCGAGTGCCGAAAACAAAGGCCAGGTCAGTTGCGGTTTCTACACTAGCTGTAGCTACCCGGACCAGGCAAGAAGCAGCCCTGATGTGTTTTAACTTTGCCTGATTCTTCTGCTCGTACGTGTGGTACGTATGCAGCAAGCAAGTTGGAGTATATTTGGTTGATTCTTGGGGGCCACGAAGTAAACGGCATAAGGAAATTGGAGGGGCATGTCAGAGGATAAGCACGTACACATGGATGTACTTATGTGTGTTGGGAGAACATGGGATGCCATTGGGTGGAGTGGTCACTCCTGGTCAATTGGTAAATGCATACTTGGTTCACGGTTCTGAAAACATTGGGAGAGAAAAACACATGAATATGATAGAAATGCAGGTGCAAAACGGTAGACGGGAAAGGACCAAAAATAATAATCAAAATTGCAAAAGGAATTGATTCAGTCCAGACACCGTTGTACTCTAACCCAAATTGTAAAAGGGACCGTGGTTGTCTAATCTCTGTGACCTCTGTACTCTTGCTATTGACCCCATTGAAGGGTGAGAACATACGGAGGATCCGACATGCAACCCCTTCCAAGAAAAGCACAAAAAACTAATAAAAATCTCAAGCTTCCAAGGTGTTATATCGCAAGATTGGGAGGGTTTGGTGCACTCGGGTAGGAAAGCCGCTAAGGAACTCGCAAACTCTCGAATACTAGGTGGGAAACTCGATTGATGTGGATGCATGAGAGAGTTAAGTAGGATATGCGTGCTAGATATAGGTCACACATGACAGTTCACGAATCCCACCGCATAGGTTTATTACATTGGATGAATTAAGTAGTGCCATGGATAGAAAATCCTACCCATTGCCTATAGGATGAATGGGAGGTGAAGCGTACAAATCACACCCCGCACCATAGAATGGGCTAGCCCCGTAACAACACCACAGACATTTCAGCGGTCGTTCTATTGGGTTTTACATAAGTTCTTCTCCCGATTTTagtgttttttttctttcttgtCTTTATTCTATTTATTTTGTCCTTCTCTTTTTTCTCTTGTTCCCTTAAAACTTCCaaaatttttttcattttttttgaacaTTTCTAAAAGATCTTGAATATTTTAGAAATGCAGGAACATTTtataaaattcatgaacatttttagaTGTTCAAATCATTTTTATTATAAGCTTTAACGATATTTTGTATAAAATTGGAGATTATTTTTTGAATATTTTTTATTCCATAGTAATACTTTTCAAATCTCTCAAAATACATGAACCAAACCGGGTCTTTCCACTTTATCTCCTTCGGTCATGCCTGGGGGCACAACACTTGTCACGGTTGATCAACTTATTGACTCAGAAAACTGGACATGAAGGCAAGAGTTGGTCCGACACTTTTTTATCCCACCAGAAGCCGAACCTATCCTAAACATTCCTTTGCGCCATGGTGGTGGTGATGATTTTCTCGCTTGGGCCCATGAAAGAAGTGGTATCTACTCTGTGAAATCCGCGTACCGTGCTCTTGTGACTCGGAAAGAGCGTGTTGCTCTAGAGGAAGGGACGGTGACCAATACCTCACAGACCGATGAACAGATGTGGAAACTACTATGGAAGCTCAAGGTTTTGCCAAAGGTGCGTGTATTCTGGTGGCGGGTTATCCGTGGTATTCTACCCGATGAATGCACCCTTCGGCGCCGTCATATCAAAGTCATCAGTAGATGCAATATTTGTCTTGCGATGGATGAGGTTTGATGCACGCTTTAGTGCACTGCTCTCATGCCAAGATGTTTCGGGATCAAGCGCATTCGATGTTTGGCATCCCAAGACCTCGTTTGCACCCAAATGCATGGTCTCGTGATATTCTATGTGATGGGCATTTCTCTGACAGCGAGAGGGCTGTGATGATCTCGGTCATGTGGTCTATTTAGCATTCAAGAAACAGGGTCACCCATGATGACGAGCAGCTCGATCCTTTTTCTTCTGTCAAGCGCATCAGGGAGGATCTTGCTTTGCTTGATATACCTGAGTCGCATGCGTCCATTCTTCCTGGACATGGCTGGGTACCACCTGATGAAGGAGTGGTGAAGATCAATATGGATGCAGCCTTGGGACTGGACTCTGATAAGGTGGATGTAGGCGGAGTGGCGCGCTCAAGTACTGCGTTACTTGGGGCTTGGAGTAAGCCTCACCATGGGGTCTCTGATCTGTTCATTGGTGAGACTTTGGCGCTGCGGGATGGAGTCATCTTTGCAAATTTACGCGGCTTCTCATATGTGATCATGGAAACAGATTGCCTGGAGATTGTCAATCTCTGGAAAACTCGTCACTACAGCTTTTCTGTAGTGGCACCAGTACTAGGAGAGATTAGAGAGCTACCTTCAGTTTTTTCTTCCTTTGATATTCAACATGTAAAACGAGCAGCTAATGTACCGGTCCATCTTTGTGCAAAACATGCATGCACTTTGATGGTTACCAAAAGTTGGACGGgctcaaaaccctctttcctgCTTATCAGCTTATTAGCTGATGATGCCAGGAGTTCGTTCGTTGAATAAAGCTCTCTGATTGGAatgcaaaaaaaagaaaaaaagagaggcaATGGTATCCCCAACCCATGAGGGTTCAAGTCCCGGTACTTGCATtatttctgatttttttttcagGATTTTCAAcaatgcgctttcagtgggaggagacgttccagtCAATGACGAGACACCTATGAGTGTTCATAGGGGTAGGATGTGTATGTATGCGTTCATAGGGATGAATGTATACGCGTA
Coding sequences within it:
- the LOC125526761 gene encoding endoglucanase 3, producing the protein MAAILRCCLLLALVAGLLLGNAAALPHHGPAKHDYRDALTKSILFFEGQRSGRLPPSQRVSWRRSSGLSDGSSAKVDLTGGYYDAGDNVKFGFPLAFSSTMLAWSVLEFGGMMKGELQHARDAVRWGADYLLKATAHPDTVYVQVGDAGKDHACWERPEDMDTPRTVYKVDPSTPGSDVAAETAAALAAASLVFRKSDPAYSSRLVARAKRVFEFADKHRGVYSAKLSSYVCPYYCSYSGYQDELLWGAAWLHRATKSPVYLSYIKVNGQLLGADEQDNTFGWDNKHAGARILLSKSFLVQKLGALQEYKAHADSFICSMVPGTPTDQTTYTRGGLLFKLSDSNMQYVTSSSFLLLTYAKYLVSAKKTVSCGGVAVTPQRLRAIARRQVDYLLGSNPMGMSYMVGYGAKYPKKLHHRASSLPSVAAHPGKIGCSQGFTGLYSAAANPNVHVGAVVGGPNQNDQFPDQRSDYEHSEPATYINAPLVGALAYLAHSSGQL